The following are from one region of the Gossypium hirsutum isolate 1008001.06 chromosome D03, Gossypium_hirsutum_v2.1, whole genome shotgun sequence genome:
- the LOC107933701 gene encoding uncharacterized protein isoform X1, whose amino-acid sequence MVATINKKKGFQAMTLQNPLTLKMGQVFTAFALGCGIGIVCGINLGTIPMLGQVMSATRGATDAFSGVSKHVNGALTKIGAKSIEAGIGCGVGFGHGSGVGLSAKPGMVHQIQCCVTETMAKLMMKFGKAPGLPFIGGAFPVSFRSGWTTTNEPSRNPVGNMNQIVSKLADSTSQGLPGHGITSRGSTFGTRTEKVLSSFLQNPVFNEDETSQNELAARLPTENNMLQLVMKCQQIIEQLMEENRKLHQILTEDLNIPTSKLQTGYLSKTESPCSDCFFCRRKQRRNRR is encoded by the exons ATGGTGGCAACAATCAATAAAAAGAAAGGCTTTCAAGCAATGACATTACAGAATCCATTAACTTTGAAAATGGGTCAAGTATTTACTGCCTTTGCCCTTGGTTGTGGTATTGGTATAGTCTGTGGTATAAATCTAG GTACGATACCTATGCTGGGACAAGTAATGAGTGCAACTAGAGGCGCAACCGATGCGTTTTCTGGTGTTAGCAAACACGTAAATGGTGCT TTAACGAAGATCGGAGCTAAGAGCATTGAGGCCGGGATTGGATGTGGTGTCGGTTTTGGCCACGGTTCCGGTGTCG GACTCTCTGCGAAGCCTGGGATGGTGCATCAAATTCAATGTTGTGTTACAGAAACAATGGCGAAATTGATGATGAAGTTCGGAAAGGCTCCCGGATTACCGTTCATTGGAGGTGCTTTTCCTGTATCGTTTCGAAGTGGTTGGACCACAACGAATGAACCATCCCGAAATCCAGTCGGAAACATGAACCAGATAGTGTCAAAACTAGCAGATTCTACATCCCAAGGGTTGCCTGGACACGGGATTACGAGCAGAGGTTCAACTTTTGGAACTCGAACAGAAAAAGTTCTCAGTAGTTTTTTGCAAAATCCAGTTTTCAACGAAGACGAAACTAGCCAAAATGAACTG GCGGCACGGTTGCCAACTGAAAACAACATGCTTCAATTG GTAATGAAATGTCAACAAATCATCGAACAGCTTATGGAGGAAAATCGGAAGCTTCATCAGATACTTACGGAAGACCTAAACATACCTACTAGCAAGCTCCAAACCGGTTACTTGAGTAAAACGGAATCTCCATGTTCGGATTGCTTCTTTTGCCGAAGGAAACAAAGGAGAAACAGACGATGA
- the LOC107933701 gene encoding uncharacterized protein isoform X2, which translates to MNWGDLFGPKNDDFGPNLLPKKTCTIPMLGQVMSATRGATDAFSGVSKHVNGALTKIGAKSIEAGIGCGVGFGHGSGVGLSAKPGMVHQIQCCVTETMAKLMMKFGKAPGLPFIGGAFPVSFRSGWTTTNEPSRNPVGNMNQIVSKLADSTSQGLPGHGITSRGSTFGTRTEKVLSSFLQNPVFNEDETSQNELAARLPTENNMLQLVMKCQQIIEQLMEENRKLHQILTEDLNIPTSKLQTGYLSKTESPCSDCFFCRRKQRRNRR; encoded by the exons ATGAATTGGGGTGATTTGTTTGGTCCCAAAAATGATGATTTTGGTCCTAATTTGCTTCCCAAAAAAACTT GTACGATACCTATGCTGGGACAAGTAATGAGTGCAACTAGAGGCGCAACCGATGCGTTTTCTGGTGTTAGCAAACACGTAAATGGTGCT TTAACGAAGATCGGAGCTAAGAGCATTGAGGCCGGGATTGGATGTGGTGTCGGTTTTGGCCACGGTTCCGGTGTCG GACTCTCTGCGAAGCCTGGGATGGTGCATCAAATTCAATGTTGTGTTACAGAAACAATGGCGAAATTGATGATGAAGTTCGGAAAGGCTCCCGGATTACCGTTCATTGGAGGTGCTTTTCCTGTATCGTTTCGAAGTGGTTGGACCACAACGAATGAACCATCCCGAAATCCAGTCGGAAACATGAACCAGATAGTGTCAAAACTAGCAGATTCTACATCCCAAGGGTTGCCTGGACACGGGATTACGAGCAGAGGTTCAACTTTTGGAACTCGAACAGAAAAAGTTCTCAGTAGTTTTTTGCAAAATCCAGTTTTCAACGAAGACGAAACTAGCCAAAATGAACTG GCGGCACGGTTGCCAACTGAAAACAACATGCTTCAATTG GTAATGAAATGTCAACAAATCATCGAACAGCTTATGGAGGAAAATCGGAAGCTTCATCAGATACTTACGGAAGACCTAAACATACCTACTAGCAAGCTCCAAACCGGTTACTTGAGTAAAACGGAATCTCCATGTTCGGATTGCTTCTTTTGCCGAAGGAAACAAAGGAGAAACAGACGATGA
- the LOC107933679 gene encoding 50S ribosomal protein L19-1, chloroplastic, which translates to MASQVLPQALHMIPRNQVQPFNPVKNRGFSAFLSRGPSPLATSKVSVSGFHSKFPVGSSFSCFARRGFVVRAESNPEGEGEAEAERNENGVEEPETKAEAEVEGEGEGEGEDEAEEEKPKEPRKPRIKLGDIMGILNKRAIEASDKERPTPDLRTGDIVEIKLEVPENRRRLSVYKGIVISKQNAGIHTTIRIRRIIAGVGVEIVFPVYSPNIKEIKVVKHRKVRRARLYYLRDKLPRLSTFK; encoded by the exons ATGGCCTCCCAAGTTCTTCCTCAG GCACTGCATATGATTCCAAGAAACCAAGTACAGCCATTTAACCCAGTGAAGAATCGTGGGTTCTCTGCATTTCTGTCTCGTGGCCCTTCTCCATTAGCTACTTCCAAGGTTTCGGTTTCTGGGTTTCATTCAAAATTCCCTGTTGGGTCGAGTTTCAGTTGTTTTGCTCGAAGGGGTTTCGTTGTGAGGGCAGAATCTAACCCTGAAGGTGAAGGTGAAGCTGAAGctgaaagaaatgaaaatggtGTTGAAGAACCCGAAACGAAAGCTGAAGCTGAAGTTGAAGGTGAAGGTGAAGGTGAAGGAGAAGATGAGGCTGAAGAAGAGAAACCCAAGGAGCCTAGAAAACCAAGGATTAAGCTTGGTGATATTATGGGG ATATTGAATAAAAGAGCAATTGAAGCATCAGATAAGGAAAGGCCAACTCCGGACCTTAGGACCGGTGATATCGTAGAGATCAAATTG GAAGTTCCAGAAAACAGACGTAGGCTTTCCGTGTACAAAGGTATAGTCATATCAAAACAAAATGCCGGTATCCACACCACCATTCGAATTCGGAGAATCATTGCTGGCGTTGGAGTTGAGATTGTATTCCCTGT TTACTCGCCGAACATAAAGGAAATTAAAGTAGTCAAACACCGGAAAGTCCGGAGGGCGAGGCTGTATTATCTAAGAGATAAGCTTCCAAGGTTGTCGACTTTCAAATGA
- the LOC107932370 gene encoding vesicle-associated protein 2-1 isoform X1 encodes MTAGGDVNQLISVQPNDLKFIFELDKPSFCNLQVTNNTEHHVAFKVKTTSPKKYFVRPNTGILLPHDSCVIRVTLQPKQEYPPNMQCKDKFLLQSTIVPRNTNTDDLPADTFNKDGTREIQECKLKVIYETNSDDGGFNSFTSQSPDSTTAIQHLKDERDTAVRQTVQLQQELDFLKRQRKRSNGSSFSFVFASLVGLIGITVGFLLNLSLASPSTA; translated from the exons ATGACTGCTGGTGGTGATGTTAATCAGTTGATCTCTGTTCAACCCAATGATCTCAAGTTCATTT TTGAGCTCGACAAACCGAGTTTTTGTAATCTTCAAGTTACCAACAACACAGAACATCACGTGGCGTTTAAG GTTAAAACGACTTCACCTAAGAAGTACTTTGTTCGACCGAACACCGGTATCCTATTGCCTCATGACTCCTGTGTTATTAGAG TCACTCTCCAACCAAAACAGGAGTATCCTCCCAATATGCAATGCAAGGACAAATTTTTGCTGCAAAGTACTATCGTGCCTAGAAACACCAACACGGACGATTTACCGGCAGATACT TTCAATAAGGACGGTACTAGGGAGATACAAGAGTGCAAGCTTAAAGTGATCTACGAAACGAATTCGGACGATGGTGGATTTAACAGCTTCACATCACAAAGCCCTGATTCGACCACG GCCATACAACACCTTAAGGACGAAAGAGACACAGCGGTTCGCCAAACGGTGCAACTGCAACAAGAGCTG gattttCTGAAGAGGCAAAGAAAACGTAGCAATGGCTCCAGTTTCTCTTTTGTGTTCGCGTCATTAGTGGGATTGATCGGGATAACGGTCGGTTTTCTGTTAAATCTTTCGTTGGCTTCGCCGTCGACGGCATGA
- the LOC107932370 gene encoding vesicle-associated protein 2-1 isoform X2, translating to MISSSFLSSTNRVFVIFKLPTTQNITWRLRLKRLHLRSTLFDRTPVSYCLMTPVLLEEYPPNMQCKDKFLLQSTIVPRNTNTDDLPADTFNKDGTREIQECKLKVIYETNSDDGGFNSFTSQSPDSTTAIQHLKDERDTAVRQTVQLQQELDFLKRQRKRSNGSSFSFVFASLVGLIGITVGFLLNLSLASPSTA from the exons ATGATCTCAAGTTCATTT TTGAGCTCGACAAACCGAGTTTTTGTAATCTTCAAGTTACCAACAACACAGAACATCACGTGGCGTTTAAG GTTAAAACGACTTCACCTAAGAAGTACTTTGTTCGACCGAACACCGGTATCCTATTGCCTCATGACTCCTGTGTTATTAGAG GAGTATCCTCCCAATATGCAATGCAAGGACAAATTTTTGCTGCAAAGTACTATCGTGCCTAGAAACACCAACACGGACGATTTACCGGCAGATACT TTCAATAAGGACGGTACTAGGGAGATACAAGAGTGCAAGCTTAAAGTGATCTACGAAACGAATTCGGACGATGGTGGATTTAACAGCTTCACATCACAAAGCCCTGATTCGACCACG GCCATACAACACCTTAAGGACGAAAGAGACACAGCGGTTCGCCAAACGGTGCAACTGCAACAAGAGCTG gattttCTGAAGAGGCAAAGAAAACGTAGCAATGGCTCCAGTTTCTCTTTTGTGTTCGCGTCATTAGTGGGATTGATCGGGATAACGGTCGGTTTTCTGTTAAATCTTTCGTTGGCTTCGCCGTCGACGGCATGA
- the LOC107933741 gene encoding GATA transcription factor 26 has protein sequence MGKQGPCYHCGVTSTPLWRNGPPEKPVLCNACGSRWRTKGTLAKYTPLHARAEPEDLRASRVKSISINKDREAKRKPNHDIAIVSPDYNLGFRKFMDEDTSNRSSSGSAISNSESCAQFGSADVSDLSGPSQSNVWDSMVPSKKRTCVNRPKPSPVEKLTKDLCTILHEQQSSYFSVSSDDDLLLESETPMVSVEIGHGGILIKHPSSIAREEESEASSLSFENKQYSMNEAYSHSSSFPAYNDSKGVKYLGHGIEKAKNPAGQGMQHEQLKRDKAQHEKPLILESRNLPLCNIELSDIINFEEFVKHLTKDEQQQLLQYLPPLDIAKLPESLKSMFESPQFEDNLCYFQQLLEEGVFNISVPGVNAEDCKTLKRLALINLTRSHWVECHHGLKKCGSVGVSVITRGPNVVPLNNSATVKRSRDGQIPEARTLMSPKRVIMKATHENKELIDNESSCFSPRSLFALPPDGSSPMLGSLHFANECSDQDLLLDVPSNGTFPQAELLHPTSSFGQQASTSSNSPHPHLVHP, from the exons ATGGGAAAGCAAGGTCCTTGCTATCACTGTGGAGTTACAA GTACTCCTCTTTGGCGCAATGGACCTCCTGAGAAACCGGTATTGTGTAATGCATGTGGATCACGGTGGAGGACTAAAGGGACACTTGCAAAATATACCCCACTTCATGCTCGGGCTGAACCTGAGGATCTTAGAGCTTCTAGAGTGAAGAGCATATCTATAAATAAGGACAGAGAAGCAAAAAGAAAGCCAAATCATGATATAGCCATTGTTTCCCCTGATTACAACCTCGGTTTCCGTAAATTCATGGATGAGGATACTAGTAATAGATCAAGTTCTGGTTCAGCCATTTCTAATTCTGAAAGCTGTGCACAATTTGGCAGTGCGGATGTTAGTGACTTGTCAG GGCCTTCTCAATCTAATGTATGGGACTCAATGGTACCTTCTAAGAAAAGAACATGTGTAAATCGTCCAAAGCCGTCACCAGTTGAGAAACTTACGAAAGATTTATGTACTATTTTACATGAACAGCAGTCTTCTTATTTCTCTGTATCTTCTGATGACGATTTGCTTCTTGAGAGTGAAACTCCCATGGTTTCTGTCGAGATTGGACATGGAGGCATTCTGATCAAACATCCGAGCTCAATAGCTCGAGAAGAGGAATCAGAAGCTAGCTCCCTCTCTTTTGAAAACAAACAATATTCAATGAACGAGGCTTATTCGCATTCATCAAGCTTCCCTGCGTATAATGATAGCAAGGGCGTCAAATATTTGGGACATGGAATTGAAAAGGCTAAGAACCCTGCTGGACAAGGGATGCAGCATGAGCAACTTAAGAG AGACAAGGCTCAACATGAAAAACCGCTAATACTGGAAAGTCGTAATTTGCCGCTTTGTAACATAGAGTTGAGT GATATTATCAATTTTGAGGAGTTTGTGAAGCATTTAACAAAAGATGAGCAGCAGCAGTTACTGCAGTATCTACCTCCGCTTGACATTGCAAAACTCCCCGAGAG CCTCAAAAGCATGTTTGAAAGTCCTCAATTCGAGGATAACTTGTGTTATTTTCAGCAACTGCTTGAGGAAGGGGTCTTTAACATCTCCGTTCCCGGGGTAAATGCTGAAGATTGTAAGACTTTAAAAAGACTTGCATTAATAAATTTGACGAGATCACACTGGGTGGAATGCCATCATGGACTTAAG AAATGTGGTAGTGTTGGAGTGTCTGTTATTACTAGAGGACCAAATGTCGTTCCTTTGAATAATTCAGCAACTGTGAAAAGATCACGGGATGGTCAAATTCCAG AAGCAAGGACTTTAATGAGTCCGAAACGAGTGATCATGAAAGCCACACACGAAAACAAAGAACTCATAGACAATGAGAGTTCTTGCTTTAGCCCGAGAAGCCTGTTTGCTTTGCCTCCCGATGGTAGCTCTCCCATGCTGGGTTCGCTCCATTTTGCCAATGAATGTTCAGACCAAGATTTGCTATTGGATGTGCCATCCAATGGCACGTTCCCACAGGCGGAACTGCTTCATCCTACTTCGAGTTTTGGGCAACAGGCAAGTACTAGTAGTAACTCACCACACCCACACCTTGTCCATCCCTAG
- the LOC107933683 gene encoding COP9 signalosome complex subunit 8, which translates to MDFSVLNEALASKSFNKIADICDNLMLQVAAEGVPFRDEWPFAIHLLGHIYIDDINSARFLWKSIPPAIKESQPEVVAAWKIGQKLWTRDYAGVYEAIRGFDWTQQTQVLVAAFSELYTKRMFELLQSAYSTISIQDAAQFLGMSEEDASNYVLGQGWTVDPTSRMITVTKQAIVKEQKLDPGKLQRLTEYVFHLEH; encoded by the exons ATGGATTTCAGTGTTCTCAATGAAGCGTTGGCCTCTAAATCCTTCAATAAGATCGCTGATATATGCGATAATCTCATGCTTCAG GTAGCAGCCGAGGGCGTTCCTTTTCGAGACGAATGGCCTTTCGCAATTCATCTTCTGGGTCACATCTACATCGATGATAT TAATAGTGCAAGGTTTCTTTGGaaatcaatacctcctgcaatcaAAGAGAGCCAACCGGAGGTGGTTGCGGCCTGGAAAATAGGTCAAAAGCTGTGGACAAGGGACTATGCCGGTGTCTACGAGGCTATTCGTGGTTTTGATTGGACTCAACAAACACAAGTTCTTGTTGCCGCTTTCTCAG AGCTTTACACTAAGAGGATGTTTGAACTGCTGCAATCTGCTTATTCGACAATAAGCATCCAAGATGCAGCTCAATTTCTTGGAATGAGTGAGGAAGATGCCTCGAATT ATGTACTCGGACAAGGTTGGACGGTCGATCCTACTTCTCGAATGATAACCGTGACGAAGCAGGCTATCGTGAAGGAGCAGAAGTTAGACCCGGGCAAATTGCAGCGACTAACTGAATACGTCTTCCACCTCGAACATTAA